The following nucleotide sequence is from Mucilaginibacter sp. cycad4.
ATTTGTTTTTAACCAGGCCTTATCGTAATAACGGGGCTGCTGTAACCGGTTGGGATACGCATGGGTTACGGTCGGCGGTAAAAGTTCAGGGCACGCTAAATGATCCTTCGGATACTGATCAAGGCTGGACGGTTGAAATGGCTATTCCATTTAAAGCCATAGCCGGCGGCTTTAACCGGGCTGTGATAAAAGATGGCACCACGTGGCGTATCAATTTTTCGCGGGTGCAGTATGATACTAAAGTGCAGAACGGCAAATATGTAAAGCTGCAGGATAATGCCGGGCATGGTTTGCCGGAGCATAACTGGGTATGGAGCAACCAGGGACTTATCAACATGCATTACCCCGAACGCTGGGGCTATCTGCTGTTTAGCGATCATGAGTTTGATGAGGCTGCGTTTAAAATGCCTTATGCCGAAGAGCAAAAGAAATACCTGTGGCTGGTTTATTACAAGCAAAAGCAGTGGTTTAAAGATCATCATGAGTACCTCACCTCGTTAAACAAATTAGGTATTGAAAATAAGGTAACAGTTGCAGGCCATGCTAACGAACTTAAGCTCGAAGCAACCGCTCATCAGTTTATAACTTATATTAGTGATACTAAAACCAATGCCACCTATACCATTGACCAGGATGGCCTGGTGCAGCAACAGATAATCCCTAAACTCCATGAATAAGCGCGAATTTTTAAAGGCCGGTTTACTGGCCGGCGTGGCTGCCCAGTTGCCCTTAGTAAGCAATGCCGCTGTTGAAGCTGCCAAAAGCAGCAAGAAAAAGGCCATGAAAAACTGGGTATGGATCAACCCTAACCAGAAAGATACTGATGACGAGCTGGCCACCCGTTACGCTTCCTACAAAGCATCGGGTATAACCGGCATATTTTTCGAGAACGACAGCGAGCGCCATTTCCGCGCTGCCAAAGCTAAAGGCCTGGAAGCCCACCGCTGGATCTGGACTTTTAACCGTGCCGAGCTGGTAAACGAAAAGCCCGAATGGTACAGCAAAAACCGTAAAGGCGAATCATGTGCCGATCATCCGCCTTATGTGCAGTATTACCGCTGGCTTTGCCCGTCGCGCCCTGAAGTGCAGGAGTATTTAACCAAAACTGTCGATGATATTTTAGCCAAAGATTATATCGATGGTATCCATCTGGATTACGTACGTTACTGCGATGTTGTATTACCGGTAAACCTTTGGGATAAATATAAAATTGAGCAAACCAAAGAGCTGCCCGAATATGACTTTTGCTACTGCGATGTTTGCAAAGCCAAATTCAAAGAAGAATATAACCAGGATCTTGACCAGATCCAATACCCCGAAGCCAGCCTTTCGTGGCGCTTGTTCAGGTACAACAATATTACCCGGGTGGTTAACGGTATCTCGACCGTGGCCCACCAGCATAAAAAACAAATAACTGCAGCCGTATTCCCAACACCCGAAGTAGCCCGCCGTAACGTAAGGCAGGACTGGACAAACTGGAACATGGATGGCATCTGCCCCATGATATACCACGGTTTTTATAAAGAAGGCGTAAGCTGGATAGGCAATGCCGTAGCCGAAGGCGTTCATTTCCTGGCCGGAAGGTTCCCGCTGTATGCAGGCTTGTATTTATCTGATTTTAAAAGCGACGACGAAATTCGCCTCGGCATCCAGGTGGCGTTGAAAAATGGGGCTATGGGTGTGTCTTTCTTCGGTAATGTGAGGCCGGAAGTGCTGGCGATACTGAAGGATGAAGTAGCGGCTTTTAAGGCATAAAATACCCCATTGTTTCTCACACCGTCATTGTGAGGCATGAAGCAATCCCCGATCAGCAGAGCCGCTCTGTATAGTTTATTTCTTGCGCTCGTTTGTAACGAGTGCTTAACGTGGGTTTACGTTTGTAACGTAAACTATCGCTACCACAAGCGTCCTCGCTTGTGGCCATCATGCTAAGCTATGCAAGCGTCTCATTGAGCTGCTGACCAAACGCGGGCCACAAGCCGGGAGGCTTGCGGCCAATGTCATTAAGTTAAGTTGGTTTTAGATTGCATCTTTTTGATTTTTAGTTACTTTAGGTCTGATCCTGGCTCTGTATTTACCGGCATGTCTTGGGAACGTTCGATTATTTCTCACCGGGATAGTATGTTTAATAAACAAAGCTTCTAATTCCTGAAATACAGATTCTAAAGGGGCTTGTTTACAAAGCAATTCTAATATCCTGTTTTTTAAGAACCCATAAGAGAGGTTTGTATTTACCTTGTAATCGTATTTTTTGGCTTCATTTTGTATAGACAATTCCGGTTCCAGATCATTTACAATAACCGATTGAAGATTGCTGATAAAAATGGCACAATAAAAATCCTGCAATATGCTCGCTTGTGAGTAACCTGTGAAGTGTTCGACCTTAAGTTTGTTCTTTAATTCATCATAAAAGGTCTCAACTCCCCATCGCATGAAATATAGCTTTTTAAACAGTTTAGCAGGGTATTTAGTACTATCCAACAAAGTTGTTATCAGTACCTCTACTTCTCCGCTCGGAAGGTCAACCCTTAATAAACGCACTTTTAACGGAGTATTTTTATCATAATCCTTATCTTTTAGTGAATGACTTTCTGAGGGATATATTTCCGTAACTACAGATTTCTTACCGCCGGCTACAAAGGTAGTAGCGAACGAAAAATTCGCTACTGTTACCCGTATCAAACAATCAGCCCCCAATTTAACATGCTCATGTATAAAATCGTAAGAAGGGTATCCTCTGTCATATATGATCAGGTCTTTCTTT
It contains:
- a CDS encoding IS4 family transposase, yielding MRETIFSKELALKFKMNEQDFTRNRKQPFSSTLLFMFNLLRRSLAIEIDGFVRYLNEHFSFGNARSFTSSAFIQNRKKIDPAVFSHLSNVIIENFYTTDNETANYLNGIRILVVDSTKLTLPYTAELKKCYGVMKNQSTVEVVQARASVLYDVLNGLVLDAALDGLNKGERELALRHNQKWKKKDLIIYDRGYPSYDFIHEHVKLGADCLIRVTVANFSFATTFVAGGKKSVVTEIYPSESHSLKDKDYDKNTPLKVRLLRVDLPSGEVEVLITTLLDSTKYPAKLFKKLYFMRWGVETFYDELKNKLKVEHFTGYSQASILQDFYCAIFISNLQSVIVNDLEPELSIQNEAKKYDYKVNTNLSYGFLKNRILELLCKQAPLESVFQELEALFIKHTIPVRNNRTFPRHAGKYRARIRPKVTKNQKDAI
- a CDS encoding carbohydrate-binding family 9-like protein — encoded protein: MKWISARPSHFIKPVLTAALFALPGLVKAQDVFQGFPDLFTVPESYVVKHVKQAPVIDGDVEDAVWQQAKWTKDFQDIEGRLKPQPPLQTNVKMLWGDSCLYVAARIRDPHVWATLKHHDDIVYRDNDFELFIDPTNSTHKYFEIEVNALNTIFDLFLTRPYRNNGAAVTGWDTHGLRSAVKVQGTLNDPSDTDQGWTVEMAIPFKAIAGGFNRAVIKDGTTWRINFSRVQYDTKVQNGKYVKLQDNAGHGLPEHNWVWSNQGLINMHYPERWGYLLFSDHEFDEAAFKMPYAEEQKKYLWLVYYKQKQWFKDHHEYLTSLNKLGIENKVTVAGHANELKLEATAHQFITYISDTKTNATYTIDQDGLVQQQIIPKLHE
- a CDS encoding family 10 glycosylhydrolase — encoded protein: MNKREFLKAGLLAGVAAQLPLVSNAAVEAAKSSKKKAMKNWVWINPNQKDTDDELATRYASYKASGITGIFFENDSERHFRAAKAKGLEAHRWIWTFNRAELVNEKPEWYSKNRKGESCADHPPYVQYYRWLCPSRPEVQEYLTKTVDDILAKDYIDGIHLDYVRYCDVVLPVNLWDKYKIEQTKELPEYDFCYCDVCKAKFKEEYNQDLDQIQYPEASLSWRLFRYNNITRVVNGISTVAHQHKKQITAAVFPTPEVARRNVRQDWTNWNMDGICPMIYHGFYKEGVSWIGNAVAEGVHFLAGRFPLYAGLYLSDFKSDDEIRLGIQVALKNGAMGVSFFGNVRPEVLAILKDEVAAFKA